One Heyndrickxia oleronia genomic window, GGAATCGAACATCATCTTAGTTGGAATTCCATTGATCGTATTGGAGATTTAGTCCAATTTTTTGAAGAGAATCCAGAACATGCGAAAGTGCTTAAACAATTACAAGAAAAGAATGAAAAAGAGGTATAAAATCGAACCGTTAAGCGGTTCTTTTTTTCTATCACTCTTCATTAAGGATAAGGAGGTAAGTGATGAAATCATTTTCTTGGACGGACACGTCTCAATTTCAATGGGATGAGCGCGCAAAATCTTGGCATTCTAAGAGTTTAAATATGTGGTTAAACGGAAGTAGGAAGGAAATTATCCCGTTTATTGAGAATTATATTCCTAAAGGTAAGTTTCTTGATTTAGGTTGTGGTGATGGCTTTGGATCCTATTTACTTTTTGAAAGGGGATACGATGTCAGCGGGATAGATATTTCGGAAAAAATGATTCAGTATGCGAAAAAAAAGGAAACCAACCATTTGACTTTCTATCAAGGGGATATGCTAAACCTTCCATTTAATGATGAAGAATTTACTGGAATGATGGCCATTAATTCTTTGGAATGGACTGAAAGACCGTTAGATGCATTAAATGAAGTAAAAAGGGTGATGAAAGATAATGGGTTTGGCTGCTTTGGCATTCTAGGCCCTACGGCAATGCCAAGGATCAATAGTTTTTCAAGGCTAGAAGGAAAAGACACCATTTGTAATACAATGATGCCATGGGAATTTTTAAAATTGGCAACGGAAAATGGTTGGGAACTTATTGCGGAAAAAGAAGTATATAAAAAAGAAGTCACAGATAGACATGTAACGGGATTATCGAATAAATTGAAGCAAGCTTTATCATTCATGACTATATTCATTTTAAAAGTAAAATAGTTATTCTTTTAACCAAATTGTTACAGAGGAATGTTAAAATATTGATGTATTAAAAGTTGATTGGGGGAAGAAAAATGGGGACAGACAAACGAGTAAAAACAGATATAGAAATTGCACAGGAGTCTAGTTTACTACCAATTAAAGATATAGCGAAATCGATTGGACTTTCTGAAAACGATATTGATTATTATGGGAAATATAAAGCGAAAATCACTTATGAAAAAATACATAGTCTACAAAATGAAAGCGATGGAAGGTTAATATTGGTCACTTCCATCAATCCTACACCTGCTGGAGAGGGTAAATCGACAGTTACTGTGGGTCTTGGTGATGCATTAAACCAGCTTGGCAAAAAAACATTAATTGCCTTAAGAGAGCCTTCCTTAGGACCGACAATGGGAATGAAAGGAGGAGCAACAGGCGGAGGATATGCACAAGTACTACCGATGGAGGATATTAACCTTCACTTTACAGGTGATTTACATGCGATTACGACTGCCAATAATGCACTTGCTGCTCTATTGGATAATCACATCCATCAAGGGAACTTATTAAAAATTGATCAAAGAAGAATCGTTTGGAAACGTGCATTAGATCTGAATGACCGTGCTTTACGACAGATCGTAATTGGCTTAGGTGGACCATCACAAGGCGTTCCACGTGAGGATGGTTTTGATATTACTGTAGCATCAGAAATTATGGCAGTACTTTGTTTATCTTCTAGCATAGATGATTTGAAACTAAGACTTTCGAAAATGGTGGTAGGCTATAATATTGCAAAAGAACCAGTCACAGTTGGTGACTTAGGTGTTGAAGGTGCACTAACACTACTATTAAAAGATGCATTAAAACCAAATTTAGTTCAAACGATCGAACATTCTCCAGCACTAGTTCACGGGGGACCGTTTGCTAATATTGCCCATGGATGTAATAGCATCATGGCAACAAAAACTGCTTTGAAATTAGCAGATTATGTTGTAACAGAAGCAGGTTTTGGAGCTGATTTAGGTGCGGAAAAATTTTTAGATATTAAATCTAGAGCAGCAAATATTAAGCCTGATGCAGTTGTTATTGTTGCCACAATTAGAGCACTAAAAATGCATGGTGGAGTACCAAAAACTGAGTTACAGAAAGAAAACCTAGATGCATTAAAACTTGGTCTTGAAAATTTACAGAAGCATATCGAAACGATTCAGCAATATGGTCTTCCGATTGTAGTAGCTATTAATCGATTTACGACAGATACTAAGGATGAGATAGCTGTACTTACAGAGTGGTGTCAGCAGCGTTCCGTTCCTGTTGCATTAACAGAGGTATGGGGAAAAGGTGGAAAAGGCGGAATCGAGCTTGGACAGTTAGTGCTCCAGGAAATTGAAAAAAATAATAAAACATTTGAATATCTATATGATCTTCAATTACCAATTAAGGAGAAGATTAAAACGATTGTACAAAAAGTATATGGAGGCACGGATGTAGAATTTTCTTCTAAAGCCGAAAAACAATTAATCGAATTTGAAAAATTCGGTTGGGGAAATCTACCTGTATGTATGGCTAAAACACAATATTCATTATCTGATGATCCTAGTAAATTAGGTTGTCCCAAAAATTTTACTATTCATGTCCGTGAACTAAAACCAAAATTGGGAGCAGGTTTTATTGTGGCATTAACTGGAGATGTAATGACCATGCCAGGTTTACCTAAAAAACCAGCTGCCTATCAGATGGACGTTGACGCAAATGGAAGAGCCATGGGA contains:
- a CDS encoding formate--tetrahydrofolate ligase, translating into MGTDKRVKTDIEIAQESSLLPIKDIAKSIGLSENDIDYYGKYKAKITYEKIHSLQNESDGRLILVTSINPTPAGEGKSTVTVGLGDALNQLGKKTLIALREPSLGPTMGMKGGATGGGYAQVLPMEDINLHFTGDLHAITTANNALAALLDNHIHQGNLLKIDQRRIVWKRALDLNDRALRQIVIGLGGPSQGVPREDGFDITVASEIMAVLCLSSSIDDLKLRLSKMVVGYNIAKEPVTVGDLGVEGALTLLLKDALKPNLVQTIEHSPALVHGGPFANIAHGCNSIMATKTALKLADYVVTEAGFGADLGAEKFLDIKSRAANIKPDAVVIVATIRALKMHGGVPKTELQKENLDALKLGLENLQKHIETIQQYGLPIVVAINRFTTDTKDEIAVLTEWCQQRSVPVALTEVWGKGGKGGIELGQLVLQEIEKNNKTFEYLYDLQLPIKEKIKTIVQKVYGGTDVEFSSKAEKQLIEFEKFGWGNLPVCMAKTQYSLSDDPSKLGCPKNFTIHVRELKPKLGAGFIVALTGDVMTMPGLPKKPAAYQMDVDANGRAMGLF
- a CDS encoding class I SAM-dependent methyltransferase, coding for MKSFSWTDTSQFQWDERAKSWHSKSLNMWLNGSRKEIIPFIENYIPKGKFLDLGCGDGFGSYLLFERGYDVSGIDISEKMIQYAKKKETNHLTFYQGDMLNLPFNDEEFTGMMAINSLEWTERPLDALNEVKRVMKDNGFGCFGILGPTAMPRINSFSRLEGKDTICNTMMPWEFLKLATENGWELIAEKEVYKKEVTDRHVTGLSNKLKQALSFMTIFILKVK